In Methanofollis fontis, the following proteins share a genomic window:
- a CDS encoding CoB--CoM heterodisulfide reductase iron-sulfur subunit A family protein — MAEEKKQPRIGVFVCHCGTNIAGSVDIEAVKDYAMSLPNVIVADDYQYMCSTPGQSKIIDAIHEADLTGVVVAACTPRLHEPTFRTATKEGGLNPFRFEMANIRDQNSWVHMHDREGATEKAKDQVRIAVAKASLLEDLYPKSVPVEHAAMVVGAGVGGIQAALDLANAGIKTYLIEKSPTVGGRMSQLDKTFPTLDCSQCILTPKMVDVGRHPNIELYTYTEVEEVNGYIGNFDITLRKKARGVMSPTEAAAKGIEGGGCNGCGDCDAVCPVIKPNPFEFGMKPRKAIYIYHPQVVPLVYTIDFDSCVKCGLCVEACGEKKAIDLEMEDSFETVKVGTVVLATGYDIFPIEKKREWGYKQFDNVITSLEFERLICASGPTGGHLIRPSDGVTPKKVAFVLCAGSRDNTGVGKPYCSRFCCMYSLKHAHQIMEKIPGCTPYIFYMDIRSFGKMYEEFYYRIQDEGAKFIRGRVANVLEDAKTKNLHVYAEDTLLARPIDLEVDMVVLAAAIQPNDDEATVRKLFGVSKSMDGWMLEAHPKLNPCGTTTAGIFLAGVCQGPKDIPDTVAQAEGAASAASIPIHMGKVELEPYFAQCIEEKCAGCGMCISQCPYSALDLVEKDGRKVMQVTEAKCKGCGTCGGFCPGGAIYMQHFTTPQIVAQIDAFLLGGEE; from the coding sequence ATGGCAGAAGAGAAGAAACAACCCAGAATTGGTGTGTTTGTGTGCCACTGCGGTACCAACATCGCAGGCTCTGTTGACATCGAGGCGGTGAAGGACTACGCGATGAGCCTCCCGAACGTCATCGTCGCAGACGACTACCAGTATATGTGTTCAACGCCGGGTCAGAGCAAGATCATCGATGCGATCCATGAGGCCGACCTCACCGGTGTCGTCGTTGCAGCATGCACGCCCCGTCTCCACGAGCCGACCTTCCGGACGGCCACAAAAGAGGGCGGACTCAATCCGTTCCGCTTTGAGATGGCGAACATCCGTGACCAGAACTCGTGGGTGCACATGCATGACCGCGAGGGCGCCACCGAGAAGGCGAAGGACCAGGTCCGCATCGCCGTCGCGAAGGCGTCCCTGCTCGAGGACCTTTACCCGAAGAGCGTGCCCGTCGAGCATGCAGCCATGGTCGTCGGCGCCGGTGTCGGCGGTATCCAGGCCGCACTCGACCTGGCAAACGCCGGGATCAAGACCTACCTGATCGAGAAGTCGCCGACCGTCGGCGGACGCATGTCCCAGCTCGACAAGACCTTCCCGACGCTCGACTGTTCGCAGTGTATCCTCACCCCGAAGATGGTGGACGTCGGACGTCACCCGAACATCGAGCTCTACACTTACACCGAGGTCGAGGAGGTCAACGGCTACATCGGCAACTTCGACATCACCCTCCGCAAGAAGGCCCGCGGCGTCATGAGCCCGACCGAAGCGGCGGCAAAGGGAATCGAGGGCGGCGGCTGCAACGGTTGTGGCGACTGTGACGCCGTCTGTCCGGTCATCAAGCCGAACCCGTTCGAGTTCGGCATGAAGCCCAGAAAGGCGATCTACATCTACCACCCGCAGGTCGTCCCCCTGGTCTACACCATCGACTTCGACTCCTGTGTGAAGTGCGGGCTGTGTGTCGAGGCATGCGGCGAGAAGAAGGCCATCGACCTGGAAATGGAGGACTCCTTCGAGACCGTCAAGGTCGGCACCGTTGTCCTGGCCACCGGCTACGACATCTTCCCGATCGAGAAGAAGCGCGAATGGGGCTACAAGCAGTTCGACAACGTCATCACCTCGCTTGAGTTCGAGCGCCTGATCTGTGCGTCCGGTCCGACCGGCGGTCACCTGATCCGTCCGTCCGACGGCGTGACCCCGAAGAAGGTCGCATTCGTCCTCTGTGCGGGCTCCCGTGACAACACCGGCGTCGGCAAGCCCTACTGCAGCCGCTTCTGCTGCATGTACTCGCTCAAGCACGCCCACCAGATCATGGAGAAGATCCCTGGATGCACGCCCTACATCTTCTACATGGACATCCGGTCCTTCGGCAAGATGTACGAGGAGTTCTACTACCGCATCCAGGACGAGGGTGCGAAGTTCATCCGCGGCCGTGTAGCAAACGTCCTCGAAGATGCAAAGACCAAGAACCTTCACGTCTATGCCGAGGACACCCTGCTTGCACGCCCCATTGACCTCGAGGTCGACATGGTCGTTCTCGCCGCCGCCATCCAGCCCAACGATGATGAGGCCACCGTCAGGAAACTCTTCGGTGTCTCCAAGTCGATGGACGGCTGGATGCTTGAGGCTCACCCGAAGCTGAACCCCTGCGGCACCACGACCGCCGGTATCTTCCTGGCCGGCGTCTGCCAGGGCCCCAAGGACATCCCCGACACGGTCGCCCAGGCCGAGGGTGCAGCATCTGCGGCATCCATCCCGATCCACATGGGCAAGGTGGAGCTCGAGCCCTACTTCGCACAGTGCATCGAGGAGAAGTGTGCGGGATGCGGAATGTGCATCAGCCAGTGCCCCTACTCCGCTCTCGACCTCGTCGAGAAGGACGGGCGCAAGGTCATGCAGGTCACCGAGGCGAAGTGCAAGGGCTGCGGCACCTGCGGCGGTTTCTGCCCCGGCGGTGCGATTTACATGCAGCACTTCACGACCCCACAGATTGTAGCGCAGATTGACGCATTCCTCCTCGGAGGTGAGGAGTAA
- the mmp11 gene encoding methanogenesis marker protein 11, with product MDGMKMEGSGALSDPYVVRYPLIVGIAERSGDRIEVVEFYDCLGGAHWVRHHYAQSPVVLSARTVGPTTRYVLRAGTVDLPLEGSRFPAGIAGAAVEGDEVSVTYLGMGGGGVGAAACRALAGGVIGAECDESGGGKLAGSTLRLPRRERVIIGVDDTDTPDAGATWTLVHNIARAVADDASVYLSHTIVQLYPVAFRTKNCVACAVEFASTDPDGLVQRFAALLRRHTLSEETGMAVFTGFDPSPLRGYGEAVKRGEVTSADLDAVLEGVQVVMDGRGLIGAVAAIPFYTDYEEALALWTGSQ from the coding sequence ATGGACGGTATGAAGATGGAGGGTTCCGGGGCTCTCTCTGACCCCTATGTGGTCAGGTACCCACTCATCGTCGGGATCGCCGAGAGGAGCGGTGACCGGATCGAGGTGGTGGAGTTCTACGACTGCCTGGGCGGGGCCCACTGGGTGCGGCACCACTATGCGCAGAGTCCAGTGGTTCTCTCGGCCCGCACTGTCGGGCCGACGACCAGATACGTGCTTCGGGCCGGGACGGTCGATCTCCCCCTCGAGGGGTCGCGGTTTCCGGCCGGTATTGCCGGGGCGGCGGTAGAGGGTGACGAGGTCTCGGTCACCTATCTCGGGATGGGTGGCGGCGGTGTCGGGGCGGCGGCGTGCCGGGCACTGGCCGGAGGTGTCATCGGGGCGGAATGTGACGAGTCAGGCGGTGGAAAACTGGCGGGCTCCACGCTCCGTCTGCCGCGGCGGGAGCGGGTGATCATCGGGGTGGACGACACCGATACCCCGGACGCCGGTGCGACATGGACGCTGGTGCACAACATCGCCCGCGCCGTGGCCGACGATGCCTCGGTCTACCTCTCCCACACCATCGTCCAGCTCTACCCGGTCGCATTCAGGACAAAGAACTGCGTCGCCTGTGCGGTGGAGTTTGCATCCACCGATCCGGACGGGCTTGTCCAACGCTTTGCGGCTCTTCTTCGCCGCCACACCCTCTCTGAGGAGACCGGTATGGCGGTGTTCACCGGCTTCGATCCATCGCCTCTCAGGGGATACGGCGAGGCGGTGAAGCGGGGCGAGGTGACCTCTGCCGATCTCGACGCCGTGCTGGAGGGGGTGCAGGTGGTGATGGACGGCCGCGGGCTGATCGGTGCGGTGGCGGCGATCCCCTTCTATACCGATTATGAGGAGGCGCTGGCGCTATGGACTGGATCGCAGTGA
- a CDS encoding 4Fe-4S binding protein, producing the protein MAFAVHVNMERCTGCNNCVVACPVDALELNTVDPVTTDKIYKVMNGKAIVLDVDHELCAGCGVCVEACPYNVIRLVFGPIQSGPGAQTQG; encoded by the coding sequence ATGGCATTTGCAGTGCATGTAAACATGGAACGGTGTACCGGTTGTAACAATTGTGTGGTCGCGTGCCCAGTGGATGCACTGGAGCTCAACACCGTGGATCCTGTCACAACCGACAAGATCTACAAGGTGATGAACGGCAAGGCAATCGTCCTTGACGTTGATCACGAGCTCTGCGCCGGTTGTGGCGTATGTGTCGAGGCGTGTCCGTACAATGTGATACGGCTGGTCTTTGGACCGATTCAGTCCGGGCCGGGTGCCCAGACACAAGGATAA
- the fhcD gene encoding formylmethanofuran--tetrahydromethanopterin N-formyltransferase, with product MEYNGVTIDDTYAEAFPTWVCRVIITAVTEEWAYKAATEATGFATSAIGCPCEAGIEGFVSADETPDGRPGYAILICAGKKKLKEQVVERLAECVLTAPTTAVFDGLPEAEERIPVKLHFFGDGFEYKKEVGGRQCWAIPIMNGEYVGEEDFGIVKGVAGGNFFVMGENQMAALTGAQAAVDAISAVCGVVTPFPGGIVASGSKVGSNKYKFMPASTNEKYCPTLREKVEGSMVPEGVKALYEIVIDGLDEEAVKEAMAEGIRAACMVPGVVFISAGNFGGSLGPFKIDLKDLF from the coding sequence ATGGAGTATAATGGTGTGACCATCGACGACACGTATGCTGAGGCATTTCCGACGTGGGTGTGCCGGGTAATCATCACCGCCGTCACCGAGGAGTGGGCCTACAAGGCGGCAACCGAGGCGACCGGTTTCGCAACCTCCGCCATCGGATGCCCCTGTGAGGCAGGCATCGAGGGATTCGTCTCTGCAGACGAGACCCCGGACGGAAGGCCCGGATATGCGATTCTCATCTGTGCCGGCAAGAAGAAGCTGAAGGAGCAGGTCGTTGAGCGGCTTGCCGAGTGTGTGCTCACCGCCCCGACCACCGCCGTATTCGACGGTCTGCCCGAGGCCGAGGAGCGTATCCCGGTGAAGCTCCACTTCTTCGGCGACGGCTTTGAGTACAAGAAGGAAGTCGGCGGCCGGCAGTGCTGGGCGATCCCGATCATGAACGGCGAATATGTCGGTGAGGAGGACTTCGGCATCGTCAAGGGCGTTGCCGGCGGCAACTTCTTTGTGATGGGCGAGAACCAGATGGCGGCCCTCACCGGCGCCCAGGCAGCAGTCGATGCGATCAGCGCCGTCTGCGGTGTTGTCACTCCCTTCCCGGGCGGCATCGTCGCCTCGGGCTCAAAGGTCGGCAGCAACAAATACAAGTTCATGCCCGCAAGCACGAACGAGAAATACTGCCCGACCCTGCGTGAGAAGGTCGAGGGCTCCATGGTCCCCGAAGGTGTGAAGGCGCTCTACGAGATCGTCATCGACGGTCTGGACGAGGAGGCCGTGAAGGAGGCGATGGCCGAGGGCATCAGAGCGGCATGCATGGTGCCGGGTGTTGTCTTCATCAGCGCCGGCAACTTCGGCGGCAGCCTCGGACCCTTCAAGATCGACCTGAAGGATCTCTTCTAA
- a CDS encoding radical SAM protein, which produces MDWIAVKAALLAEGRVRIVGAPAKEYIASSSAGPGAGGAGSVFFSVGGRRVRLAVDPDAPLTLVHEGKGNAAIPFRGEMVRGVLEAPALHCPRQAFITLTPGCIFSCRYCAVPACSGGSRTTAEVVAMVRSVLERIDAISITSGVAGSVEEEERRTVEVVRALVRFGLPIGVSIYPTADTPRLLREAGADEVKFNLEAATPGIFAEMCPGLDWNLIWEVLVESVRLFGKNHVQSNIIVGLGESDDEIEAAVHRLCSIGVIPILRPLTPSAGCAHLRRPDAGRLMRLNEIATREIREGGLDPAEAQTMCVACAGCDLMPGRE; this is translated from the coding sequence ATGGACTGGATCGCAGTGAAGGCGGCCCTTCTGGCCGAAGGGCGGGTGCGGATCGTCGGGGCCCCGGCGAAGGAGTATATTGCCTCTTCCAGCGCCGGGCCCGGTGCGGGGGGGGCGGGATCGGTGTTTTTCTCGGTCGGCGGTCGGCGAGTGCGCCTTGCCGTCGATCCGGATGCCCCGCTCACCCTGGTCCATGAGGGGAAGGGGAATGCCGCAATCCCGTTCAGGGGCGAGATGGTCCGGGGTGTGCTGGAGGCGCCGGCCCTCCACTGCCCCCGCCAGGCCTTCATCACCCTCACTCCGGGGTGCATCTTCTCCTGCCGTTACTGTGCGGTGCCTGCGTGTTCGGGAGGGAGCAGGACGACGGCGGAGGTAGTGGCGATGGTGCGCTCGGTGCTCGAACGCATCGACGCCATCTCGATCACGAGCGGGGTTGCCGGGAGCGTGGAGGAGGAGGAACGGCGGACGGTCGAGGTGGTGCGGGCGCTCGTCCGCTTCGGCCTCCCGATCGGCGTCTCGATCTATCCGACGGCGGACACCCCCCGCCTGCTCCGGGAAGCAGGTGCCGACGAGGTGAAGTTCAACCTGGAGGCGGCCACTCCCGGCATCTTTGCCGAGATGTGTCCGGGGCTCGACTGGAACCTGATCTGGGAGGTGCTTGTCGAATCGGTCCGCCTCTTCGGGAAAAACCATGTCCAGAGCAACATCATCGTCGGCCTCGGGGAGAGTGACGATGAGATCGAAGCGGCGGTGCATCGCCTCTGCTCGATCGGGGTGATCCCGATCCTCCGGCCGCTCACACCCTCGGCCGGGTGCGCCCATCTCCGCCGTCCCGATGCCGGGCGGCTGATGCGGCTGAACGAGATTGCCACCCGGGAGATCCGGGAGGGCGGCCTCGATCCGGCGGAGGCGCAGACGATGTGCGTTGCCTGTGCCGGATGCGACCTGATGCCGGGGAGGGAATGA
- the hdrB gene encoding CoB--CoM heterodisulfide reductase subunit B, producing the protein MHNGMHEYAFFLGCIAPNRYPGCEAAAIKTSRALGIELLPLKGASCCPAPGAFGAADLYVWYAMAARNIVLAEEMGKDITLICNGCYKSIYEVNERLKEHDDLRDGVNEVLAEIDMEFKGSIDVYHLAELYYDPKICGVEKIRESVVRPLEGTKIAVHYGCHLLKPIKERRFTDAENPMWIEELVEALGAETVQYRNKMQCCGAGGGVRGFDIAHSLDITNEKLINVTEAGADAITEVCPFCQLQYDRGQIEIKDKFGIEWGIPVLHYNELLGLAQGMSPQELALDLHGIDCKPFLDKIL; encoded by the coding sequence ATGCACAACGGCATGCACGAGTATGCATTCTTCCTGGGATGCATCGCACCGAACCGCTACCCGGGCTGTGAGGCCGCCGCCATCAAGACGAGCAGGGCACTCGGCATCGAACTCCTTCCCCTGAAGGGTGCGAGCTGCTGCCCGGCACCGGGCGCATTTGGCGCCGCCGACCTCTATGTCTGGTATGCGATGGCCGCACGCAACATCGTCCTCGCCGAGGAGATGGGCAAGGACATCACCCTGATCTGCAACGGCTGCTACAAGTCGATCTACGAGGTCAACGAGCGCCTGAAGGAGCACGACGACCTTCGCGACGGCGTCAACGAGGTTCTCGCCGAGATCGACATGGAGTTCAAGGGGAGCATCGATGTCTACCACCTGGCCGAACTCTACTACGACCCCAAGATCTGTGGTGTCGAGAAGATCCGCGAGTCGGTTGTCCGTCCGCTCGAAGGCACGAAGATCGCCGTCCACTATGGATGCCACCTTCTCAAGCCGATCAAGGAGCGCCGGTTCACCGATGCGGAGAACCCGATGTGGATCGAGGAGCTCGTCGAGGCGCTCGGCGCCGAGACCGTCCAGTACCGCAACAAGATGCAGTGCTGCGGCGCAGGCGGCGGTGTCCGCGGCTTTGATATCGCCCACTCGCTGGACATCACCAACGAGAAGCTGATTAACGTCACCGAAGCAGGCGCGGACGCCATCACCGAAGTCTGTCCGTTCTGCCAGCTCCAGTACGACCGCGGTCAGATCGAGATCAAGGATAAGTTCGGTATCGAATGGGGCATTCCGGTGCTTCACTACAACGAACTGCTGGGCCTTGCCCAGGGGATGAGCCCCCAGGAGCTTGCGCTTGACCTCCACGGCATCGACTGCAAGCCGTTCCTGGACAAGATCCTGTAA
- a CDS encoding 4Fe-4S binding protein, translating to MPIFPKFSKKRDGVNIINEQRLLQQANHLILDTQRCTGCGICSESCPEDAIAISMVGATKRKNAVDYATPVNIDEVKCSYCGVCVIMCPFNALTLKIDGEERLPIVEKEGFPQYDMVTKVDEEKCVRCTVCEDVCPRDAIDRDVPEFEGASDDGRDRQSALTSKTTFTVDTEKCTVCGVCGALCPAITVKRKPFTAETGDVEGDVLWEESLCDGCTVCVEACPEEAITVTREVESKVLPGKVNIIEDECCTCRWCAINCPTEAITVEKIFEGEIEFHAEKCPGGCSTCAEICPANAIYLPSPSPAAQMKGEKEANIAVNKDLCILCGACVNACPGEDIIVLKRTGIRVKGKETDLYNRIKDKLLTPRTSKVKEGVAPGSVELKALEKA from the coding sequence ATGCCGATATTTCCAAAATTCTCCAAGAAGAGAGATGGTGTAAACATCATCAACGAGCAGAGACTTCTGCAGCAGGCAAACCACCTGATTCTTGATACCCAGCGGTGCACAGGCTGCGGTATCTGTTCGGAGTCCTGCCCCGAGGATGCAATTGCGATCAGTATGGTCGGAGCGACCAAGAGGAAGAATGCAGTCGACTACGCTACCCCGGTGAACATTGACGAAGTCAAGTGTTCCTACTGTGGCGTCTGCGTCATCATGTGCCCCTTCAACGCCCTGACCCTGAAGATCGACGGCGAAGAACGACTCCCCATCGTTGAGAAGGAGGGCTTCCCGCAGTACGACATGGTCACGAAAGTTGACGAAGAGAAGTGCGTCAGGTGCACCGTCTGTGAAGACGTCTGCCCCCGCGATGCCATCGACCGCGACGTCCCCGAGTTCGAGGGAGCGAGCGATGATGGCCGCGACCGCCAGAGCGCCCTGACATCGAAGACCACCTTCACGGTCGACACCGAGAAGTGTACGGTCTGTGGTGTCTGCGGAGCACTCTGCCCGGCGATCACCGTCAAGCGCAAACCCTTCACCGCCGAGACTGGCGACGTCGAGGGCGACGTCCTCTGGGAGGAGAGCCTCTGCGACGGTTGTACGGTCTGTGTCGAAGCCTGCCCCGAGGAGGCAATCACGGTCACCCGCGAGGTCGAATCAAAGGTGCTCCCCGGCAAGGTCAACATCATCGAGGATGAGTGCTGCACCTGCCGCTGGTGTGCAATCAACTGTCCGACCGAGGCGATCACCGTCGAGAAGATCTTCGAGGGCGAGATCGAGTTCCACGCTGAGAAGTGCCCCGGCGGATGCTCGACCTGCGCCGAGATCTGCCCGGCCAATGCGATCTATCTCCCGTCCCCGTCCCCTGCAGCCCAGATGAAGGGGGAGAAGGAGGCAAACATCGCCGTCAACAAGGATCTCTGCATCCTCTGCGGCGCCTGTGTGAACGCCTGCCCGGGTGAGGACATCATCGTCCTGAAGCGGACCGGCATCAGGGTGAAGGGCAAGGAGACCGACCTGTACAACAGGATCAAGGACAAACTCCTGACGCCGAGGACCTCGAAGGTCAAGGAAGGCGTAGCCCCCGGCTCAGTGGAACTGAAGGCCCTGGAGAAGGCGTGA
- the hdrC gene encoding CoB--CoM heterodisulfide reductase subunit C — MAKGYNDPAMEEKFQDRYFHSEDSNPEFTKKVEEISRTIAHMCYQCGTCTGSCPSAPRSSYRIRRFVRRAVMGLENESLTDPDLWLCTTCYSCTDRCPRDIAPTDIIMAMRNLAFQRDIIPRNFLKTIQLIYTTGHGVPNNDVNRAARVKLGLEAEPETTHKYPEYLPGIQKIMDHYKMKENADRILSEGE, encoded by the coding sequence ATGGCAAAAGGATATAACGACCCTGCAATGGAAGAGAAGTTCCAGGACAGGTACTTCCATTCTGAAGACAGCAACCCCGAATTTACCAAGAAGGTCGAGGAGATCTCCCGCACCATTGCACACATGTGCTACCAGTGCGGTACCTGCACAGGTTCCTGCCCCTCGGCACCCCGTTCGAGCTACCGTATCCGGCGGTTCGTCCGCCGTGCCGTGATGGGTCTTGAGAACGAATCACTCACCGACCCGGACCTCTGGCTCTGCACCACCTGCTACAGCTGCACCGACCGCTGTCCGCGTGACATCGCCCCGACCGACATCATCATGGCGATGCGCAACCTGGCCTTCCAGAGGGACATCATCCCGAGGAACTTCCTCAAGACGATCCAGCTCATCTACACCACCGGTCACGGTGTGCCCAACAACGACGTGAACCGGGCAGCTCGTGTGAAGCTCGGTCTTGAGGCCGAACCGGAGACGACCCACAAGTATCCCGAATACCTGCCGGGCATCCAGAAGATCATGGACCACTACAAGATGAAAGAGAATGCAGACAGAATCCTCTCGGAGGGTGAGTGA
- a CDS encoding thiamine pyrophosphate-dependent enzyme, translated as MDGEAVLAKALRRAAPGRIFTVPGYPVTGCGVLAGAEICTNEKVALEYALGSSLAARPAAVLVKNVGMNLLADPLVQATAQGLRAPVVVVVGDDPHARASQAAQDSRPFGPLAMVPVVEAESAEDLPSALVEAFALSAALSRVALLRVTPDILQAEAGEVKDVGVPTGQGEVADPALTMRGRWAHALQTAAAHADHRPPEGVRVAMPPADAPQDRPETFHDRGYFRTFCRGCPFRPLFALLERRGMRAAVDAGCSLLALNPPGSVGIASYGLGSAVAVGARATGVALIGDYAILHSGINALIDVHEKGVPLLCIVIENRRMGMVGGSAVADISRYLEWARPSVVEAADMNALDRLIRPSDGPKTVIVRGNCPGGESHEQVEC; from the coding sequence ATGGACGGCGAGGCGGTGCTGGCGAAGGCCCTGCGAAGGGCGGCACCCGGACGCATCTTCACCGTGCCCGGGTATCCGGTCACCGGGTGCGGAGTGCTGGCCGGCGCCGAGATCTGCACCAATGAGAAGGTGGCGCTGGAGTACGCCCTCGGATCCTCCCTCGCAGCCCGACCTGCCGCAGTGCTCGTCAAAAATGTGGGGATGAACCTCCTCGCTGATCCCCTGGTCCAGGCAACGGCGCAGGGGCTCAGGGCGCCGGTGGTGGTGGTGGTCGGTGATGACCCGCATGCCCGCGCCTCGCAGGCGGCCCAGGACTCGCGCCCATTCGGCCCCCTTGCGATGGTGCCGGTGGTGGAGGCCGAATCCGCCGAAGATCTCCCGTCCGCCCTTGTCGAAGCCTTCGCCCTCTCGGCGGCGCTCTCCCGGGTCGCCCTGCTGCGGGTGACGCCCGATATCCTCCAGGCTGAGGCCGGAGAGGTGAAAGATGTCGGGGTGCCGACCGGGCAGGGGGAGGTTGCGGATCCCGCCCTGACGATGCGGGGGCGGTGGGCGCATGCCCTGCAGACGGCGGCGGCACATGCGGATCATCGTCCGCCTGAGGGGGTGCGGGTCGCCATGCCGCCGGCCGATGCCCCACAGGACCGCCCGGAAACCTTTCATGATCGGGGATATTTCCGGACGTTCTGCAGGGGTTGTCCGTTTCGCCCCCTCTTTGCCCTGCTCGAACGGCGGGGCATGCGGGCGGCGGTGGATGCAGGATGCTCTCTCCTCGCCCTGAACCCGCCCGGTTCAGTCGGCATCGCCAGTTATGGGCTGGGATCGGCGGTGGCAGTGGGGGCGAGGGCGACGGGTGTCGCTCTGATCGGCGACTATGCCATCCTGCACTCGGGGATCAACGCCCTCATCGATGTCCACGAGAAAGGGGTGCCCCTGCTGTGCATCGTCATCGAGAACAGGCGGATGGGTATGGTCGGGGGATCGGCGGTGGCCGATATCTCCCGCTACCTGGAGTGGGCGCGGCCCTCGGTTGTCGAGGCCGCTGATATGAACGCCCTGGACCGGCTGATTCGGCCTTCAGATGGGCCGAAAACGGTGATCGTCAGGGGAAACTGTCCGGGAGGTGAGAGTCATGAACAGGTGGAATGTTGA
- a CDS encoding tRNA(Ile2) 2-agmatinylcytidine synthetase, with protein sequence MITLTPDEVRARFGPLFAQKFIVMVDEQAGTAEILESCRHRGTIEWDMMNRRRAGGALSSAEAQGSSMTMKARLGRYEAHFGAAGKEIGGQALEGVEVQGEEVVTTWAGIAGAGVGVAACLPQAPGVIRAEYPTEEDLQIGGARVCRVRIVSPKYEKVTIGIDDTDTKQEGATWVLALKCAEACMIPGVEYLNMRLVQLNPAVPKKTTNCVGSVLNFAVRSGSVEPLLAFVKEYVESNAVSGDTGIAYYRGIEIPVSDYSRRIKTDILTREEVEAEAERLGITFIDSARSKGRIGALGAVLWGNRGVEAAGLYGE encoded by the coding sequence ATGATCACACTCACACCCGACGAGGTCAGGGCCCGCTTCGGACCCCTGTTTGCACAGAAATTCATTGTCATGGTGGATGAACAGGCCGGAACGGCGGAGATCCTGGAGTCCTGCCGCCACCGCGGCACCATCGAGTGGGACATGATGAACCGACGGCGTGCCGGCGGGGCGCTGTCCTCTGCCGAGGCGCAGGGGTCATCGATGACGATGAAGGCCCGCCTCGGCAGATATGAGGCTCATTTCGGCGCTGCCGGAAAGGAGATCGGCGGTCAGGCCCTCGAAGGTGTCGAGGTGCAGGGGGAGGAAGTCGTGACCACCTGGGCGGGGATCGCCGGTGCCGGTGTGGGTGTGGCCGCATGCCTGCCGCAGGCGCCCGGCGTGATCCGGGCCGAGTACCCGACCGAGGAGGACCTGCAGATCGGCGGTGCCCGTGTCTGCCGGGTGCGGATCGTTTCCCCGAAATACGAGAAGGTGACGATCGGCATCGACGACACAGACACCAAACAGGAGGGTGCCACCTGGGTGCTCGCCCTGAAGTGCGCCGAGGCGTGCATGATCCCCGGAGTTGAGTACCTTAATATGCGGCTGGTGCAGCTCAACCCGGCCGTACCAAAGAAGACGACGAACTGTGTCGGATCGGTGCTGAACTTCGCCGTGCGTTCGGGTTCGGTGGAGCCCCTCCTGGCGTTCGTGAAGGAGTATGTGGAGAGCAACGCCGTCTCCGGCGACACCGGGATCGCCTATTATCGGGGGATCGAAATTCCGGTATCAGATTACTCTCGCCGGATCAAGACCGATATCCTCACCCGCGAGGAGGTCGAGGCCGAGGCAGAGCGTCTTGGCATCACCTTCATCGACTCGGCACGGAGCAAGGGGCGGATCGGTGCCCTGGGCGCCGTGCTCTGGGGCAACCGCGGTGTCGAGGCGGCAGGGCTCTACGGAGAGTGA
- a CDS encoding hydrogenase iron-sulfur subunit: MAEQEWQPKIIAIICNWCSYAGADLAGSARTQYPPDVRAIRVMCTGRVDPLFVMKAFADGADGVLISGCHFGDCHYLAGNFKCAKRMFLMKSVLKDLGIEDTRLRMTFVSASEGAKWAKVMEDVVDTIKELGPSPLNELKA, translated from the coding sequence ATGGCAGAACAGGAATGGCAACCGAAGATCATCGCCATCATCTGCAACTGGTGTTCGTACGCCGGTGCAGACCTTGCGGGTTCAGCCCGTACCCAGTACCCGCCCGACGTCCGTGCCATCCGTGTGATGTGCACCGGCCGTGTTGACCCGCTCTTCGTCATGAAGGCATTTGCCGACGGAGCAGACGGCGTGCTCATCTCGGGCTGCCACTTCGGCGACTGCCACTACCTTGCAGGGAACTTCAAGTGCGCCAAGAGGATGTTCCTCATGAAGAGTGTCCTCAAGGACCTCGGCATCGAGGACACCCGTCTGCGCATGACGTTTGTTTCCGCATCCGAGGGTGCAAAGTGGGCAAAGGTCATGGAGGACGTTGTCGACACCATCAAAGAACTTGGTCCGAGCCCCCTCAACGAGCTGAAGGCGTAA